The proteins below come from a single Vitis vinifera cultivar Pinot Noir 40024 chromosome 9, ASM3070453v1 genomic window:
- the LOC100248030 gene encoding uncharacterized protein LOC100248030 codes for MKIMNLSIHAWTVCGLLMVLFFSCSNSSLYGEEFDLRNEPSVTYKYDRIDEVKKACGFVLSSASELKPDDNRVYSIKKELPFVNGDWVQDAGGLPLMPYVVRKSWDNSSDFHTPMNLVSFWVTDVDTTRRLKNSVSVSGLLTLGITLENSFVEKIYGPQFQVWPGNSQLSVSFQGIYTESKENNGEKVMCLLGTTMLPSREPESSDPWAWLEASGHSYDQLPLSEDDQILLVLRYPKKFTLTKREVHGEMKSLNPKSNPKYFDEIRISSQLNTAYEFSSEKVVAKACDPYPYKDSFMNNGIEIYKDTEFCAIIQKFSQGEAFTIVPNWRCNGTDEYCSKLGPFVTDKEIKATDGGFQEVKLFMQNVHCEEKTARDNTNSARVSAVFRAVPPSEYPYTAAQRSGLSNMTLPAEGIWRSSSGQLCMVGCIGSTDAEGSGCNSRICLYIPVSFSVKQRSIIVGTISSISNDHSSYFPLSFEKLVQPSEMWDLNHFMSSHLHYQYTKLDSAGSILEKNEPFSFGTVIKKSLLTFPKLEDAEASPVSLSILSEDLTLHVSAIPDPPPRSPVPRIEIQMEIVSLGPLFGRYWSNGSTVEEDTPYHTKAEYTEKQLLLNVSAQLMLTGKAYKNFSVVFVEGLYDPHVGKMYLVGCRDFRASWKTLFESMDLEAGLDCLIEVIVSYPPTTAQWLTNPIARISITSARNEDDPLHFSTIKFQTLPIMYRRQRENILSRRGVEGILRILTLSVVIACIVSQLLYIRDNVDSVPYISLVMLGVQVLGYSLPLITDAEALFKKASDSYGTPSYELDRNQWFHVIDYTVKLLVLVSFLLTLRLCQKVWKSRIRLLTRAPLESHRVPSDKWVFITTLIIHVIGYIIVLIIHAAQTGEKFRTESYVDSNGNFHVQREWETELEEYVGLVQDFFLLPQVMGNFVWQIHCKPLRKLYFIGITVVRLLPHFYDYIRAPVSNPYFSEEYEFVNPNMDFYSKFGDIAIPVTAFFLAVIVYIQQRWNYEKLSQILTLGKRRLLPLGSAVYQRLPSKSFEAELASGVNENATHEKDHDGEE; via the coding sequence ATGAAGATTATGAATTTGAGTATTCATGCGTGGACTGTTTGTGGGTTGTTGATGGTATTGTTCTTTAGCTGCTCAAATTCATCTCTTTACGGTGAAGAGTTTGATCTTAGAAATGAGCCTTCTGTGACCTACAAGTATGATAGGATTGATGAGGTAAAGAAAGCATGTGGCTTTGTTCTGTCATCAGCTTCTGAGTTGAAGCCTGATGATAACAGAGTTTATAGTATCAAGAAAGAGCTCCCTTTTGTGAATGGGGATTGGGTTCAAGATGCTGGTGGGTTACCATTAATGCCATATGTTGTTAGAAAATCTTGGGATAACTCATCTGATTTTCATACACCCATGAATTTAGTTTCTTTCTGGGTTACCGATGTTGATACTACCCGTCGATTGAAGAACTCGGTCAGTGTCAGTGGGCTCTTGACACTAGGCATTACTCTGGAAAATTCATTTGTGGAAAAAATTTATGGCCCTCAGTTCCAGGTATGGCCTGGTAATTCTCAGCTCTCAGTTTCTTTCCAAGGAATCTACACAGaatcaaaggaaaataatgGGGAAAAAGTAATGTGCTTGTTAGGTACTACAATGTTGCCTTCTCGGGAGCCTGAATCTTCGGATCCATGGGCATGGTTGGAGGCTTCTGGTCATAGTTATGACCAGCTGCCACTTTCAGAAGATGATCAAATCTTACTTGTTCTTCGTTATCCCAAGAAATTCACCTTGACAAAAAGGGAAGTGCATGGGGAAATGAAGAGTTTGAACCCAAAATCAAACCCTAAGTACTTTGATGAAATTCGCATTTCTTCCCAGTTGAATACTGCATATGAATTCAGTTCTGAAAAGGTTGTGGCAAAAGCCTGTGATCCTTACCCATATAAAGATAGCTTTATGAATAATGGGATTGAAATTTATAAGGATACAGAGTTTTGTGCAATTATTCAGAAATTTAGTCAGGGGGAAGCTTTCACCATCGTGCCAAACTGGAGATGCAATGGAACAGATGAGTACTGCAGTAAGTTGGGTCCATTTGTGACAGATAAGGAGATTAAAGCTACAGATGGGGGTTTTCAAGAAGTGAAACTTTTTATGCAGAATGTTCACTGTGAGGAAAAAACTGCACGTGACAATACCAACTCTGCACGGGTTTCTGCAGTGTTTAGAGCTGTTCCTCCTTCTGAGTATCCATATACTGCAGCTCAGAGAAGTGGGCTAAGCAACATGACTCTTCCTGCTGAGGGAATTTGGAGATCGTCCAGTGGGCAGCTCTGCATGGTTGGTTGCATTGGCTCCACGGATGCAGAAGGGAGTGGCTGTAATTCTCGAATCTGTTTATACATTCCTGTGTCTTTTTCTGTAAAGCAAAGAAGCATAATAGTTGGGACTATTTCGAGCATTAGTAATGATCACAGCTCATACTTCCCTTTGTCATTTGAAAAGCTAGTTCAACCTTCAGAGATGTGGGACTTAAACCATTTCATGTCTTCCCATCTGCATTACCAGTACACAAAACTTGATTCTGCTGGTAGCATCCTAGAGAAAAATGAGCCCTTCAGTTTTGGAACtgtcataaaaaaatcattgcTGACATTCCCTAAATTAGAAGATGCAGAGGCATCGCCAGTCAGTCTTTCTATTCTGTCAGAAGATCTCACACTCCATGTCTCTGCTATTCCTGATCCACCCCCTAGGTCTCCAGTCCCAAGAATTGAGATCCAGATGGAGATTGTCTCTCTTGGCCCTTTGTTTGGACGCTATTGGTCAAATGGTTCCACTGTAGAGGAGGACACTCCTTACCATACTAAGGCTGAATATACAGAAAAACAGCTTCTTCTGAATGTATCAGCTCAACTAATGCTTACTGGAAAAGCTTATAAGAATTTTTCTGTGGTTTTTGTTGAAGGTCTTTATGATCCACATGTTGGGAAGATGTACCTTGTTGGTTGCAGGGATTTCCGGGCCTCATGGAAAACTTTATTTGAGAGCATGGATCTTGAAGCTGGGTTGGACTGTTTAATTGAAGTGATTGTGTCTTATCCACCCACTACAGCTCAGTGGTTAACGAATCCAATTGCTAGGATTTCTATAACTAGCGCAAGGAATGAAGATGACCCTCTCCATTTTAGCACAATCAAGTTCCAAACTCTCCCAATTATGTACCGGAGACAGCGAGAAAACATTCTCTCTCGCAGAGGTGTAGAGGGGATTCTCAGGATTCTGACACTTTCTGTGGTGATCGCTTGCATTGTGAGCCAACTGCTATACATCAGAGATAATGTGGATTCTGTTCCTTACATATCTCTTGTCATGCTAGGTGTTCAGGTTCTTGGGTATAGCCTTCCTCTGATCACAGATGCAGAAGCTCTCTTCAAGAAAGCATCTGATTCTTATGGGACACCATCATACGAGCTTGATAGGAATCAATGGTTCCATGTAATTGATTACACAGTGAAGCTTCTTGTGCTGGTTTCATTTCTACTAACTCTAAGGCTTTGTCAGAAGGTGTGGAAATCGCGTATCAGATTACTAACACGGGCTCCTCTTGAGTCACACCGTGTCCCAAGTGATAAGTGGGTGTTTATTACTACCTTGATCATACATGTGATTGGGTATATAATTGTTCTGATCATTCATGCTGCACAAACTGGTGAGAAATTTCGAACAGAAAGTTATGTTGATTCAAATGGAAATTTCCATGTGCAGCGAGAATGGGAAACAGAACTGGAGGAGTATGTGGGTCTTGTCCAAGATTTTTTCCTGCTTCCTCAGGTAATGGGGAACTTTGTGTGGCAGATCCATTGCAAACCACTCAGAAAACTGTATTTTATCGGGATCACAGTTGTCCGGCTTCTTCCTCACTTCTATGATTACATAAGGGCTCCTGTTTCCAATCCTTACTTCTCTGAAGAATATGAGTTTGTGAACCCAAACATGGATTTCTACTCCAAGTTTGGGGACATTGCCATACCAGTCACCGCATTTTTTCTCGCTGTGATAGTCTATATTCAGCAGAGGTGGAATTACGAGAAGCTCAGCCAGATACTTACTTTGGGTAAGCGTAGGCTTCTCCCTCTGGGTTCGGCAGTGTATCAGAGGTTGCCCTCCAAGTCATTTGAGGCTGAGCTTGCTTCTGGTGTCAATGAGAATGCCACACACGAGAAAGATCATGATGGTGAGGAATGA